The following nucleotide sequence is from Sphingomonas panacisoli.
GCGACCAGCACGGCCATCTGTCCCGGCAAATTGCGCGGCCAGAGCCTCAAAGACGGGTAACCTCGGCGGCGAGCGTATAGCCGCCGCCCCATACCGTCTTGATCAGTTCGGGATTCTTGGGATCGGGTTCGATCTTGCGGCGGAGCCGGCTGACCTGGTTGTCGATCGCGCGGTCGAACGCCATCGCTTCGCGACCCTGGGTCAGGTCGAGCAGCTGGTCGCGGGTCAGTACCTGACGCGGCCGCAACGCAAGAGCGAGGAGCAGGTTGTACTCGCCGGTCGACAGCGGCACCGACACACCCTCGCGGTCGACCAATGCGCGCTCGCCGGTTTTCAGTACCCAGCCGCCGAACGCGTAGGAACCGCTTTCCGGTGCATGCTGGCGGCTACCTCCGGCGGCGGCGCGGCGCAGGATGACCTTCGCGCGGGTCGCGAGTTCGCGCGGGGAGAACGGCTTCACGACATAATCGTCCGCGCCCATTTCGAGCCCGACGATGCGGTCGGTTTCCTCGCTCTTGGCGGTCAGCAGGATCACAGGGATGTCGCCCGACGCGCGGATGTGGCGGCAGAGACTCAACCCATCCTCGCCCGGCATCATGATGTCGAGGATCACGAGGTCGATCGCATAGGCCGCCATCCGCGCCCGCGCGCCCTCGGCGTCGCCGGCCTGCGTCACGCGAAAGCCTTGCTTGGTCAGATATTGCGCAAGCGGCTCGCGGATCGAGCGCTCGTCATCGACCAGCAGGATGTGGGGAAGACCACTCATCGGGATTTGCTAGGCGATCGTCGCGTCGGGGGAAAGGCAATGCCGGGCGGGCGAGGAGGGGCGCCCGCCCGGCAGCCGGGACAAATGGGGATTATTGCCCGGCATCTGGTTTCGGCGCGTCGGCCGGCGGCGGAGGCGTATCGCCACCCGCGCCGCCCCGGCGCATACCCATCGCGTCGCGCGCTGCCTGGCGCTCCGCGGGATCGAGTTTGCCATCCTTGTTGGCGTCCATTCGGTCGAACCGGCGTGCGGCTTGCGCGCGGAATTCGGCGCGATCGATCGTGCCGTCGCCGTTGGTGTCCAGCCGCGCCATCATCCGGCTGCCCGGCGCGGGGGGTGTCGCGGCGCCATCGGCGGCGGCCGGCGGCGTTGCACCCGACGCCGTCGCGGGCTGGCGGCGCATCGTCATTTCCGTCGCGTCGAGCTTGCCGTCCTTATTGACATCCATCCGGTCGAAGCGGGCATCGGCCTGCGCCATCGCCTCGTCGCGCGTGATGGTGCGGTCGGCATTGTCCTGCGGTGCAGGCATGGGAGCGGTTTGGGCGGAAAGCGGGCCGGCGGCCACGGCGACGAAGCCGGCGGTGGCCAGGATAGCGGCGAGGGCAGTGCGATTCATGACGGATCCTCAACAGGGGCGGGATGTTTCCCTAACGCCTGTGCTTATCGCCACCCTTCGTCACGCAGGCGTGTCAGTCCACGACGAAATTGTCGTAAATTGTCGCGGCTCGGCGCAGCGAATAGCCCCGCTATTTCCCGCCCGGCGCCGAACCCGGCCGGCGGATGCGCAGTAATCCGTCCAACGACGCGGGTTCGCCACGGCAGGCTCAGGCAAAAATAGCCACGCTCTGCATCTGCTCTGCGATCGGCTGCCCGTCGGCGTTCCAGATCGCCATTTCCTGGCTCGAACTGCCATCCTTGGCATAATCGGCATTCGCCCGCAGCAGCCACCAGCCATCCGTGGTGCGCGGCTGGGGACCGAGAACGTTGAGCTGCCAGGTCATCGAGCTGACCGGCGCAGGACCGCCGACCAACTTCAGCGCGGCGGGCGGAAGGCAGTCGGCGATCGCGACCAACTCCACCATCGGGTCGAGGCCGTCGCGTTCCTGCAACCGGACCCAGCGCAGCCATTCGGTCGGGCCGACCGTCGCATCGCGGCGATCGAGCAGCTCGAAGTTCTGGATGAAGAACGCGGAGTTCTCACCCTTGAACGTGGTGTCGTCGGGCGTGGGACAAGCGAAGTCGGGCGCGTTGCCGACTTCGTACGTCACCTTCGACTCGACCGTCCCCATGAACACGAACGTCGCGCGCAGCCCGAGGCCGGCATCGCTCTCGACGTCGGCCTGAATGAACGCGGCGTTGCGGCCGCGACGCAGGCGCGTGGCGCGGATCGTGATCTCGCCCGACAGCGGCCCGATGAACGCGACCAAAGCCGAGCGAAGCGGCGGCAGATCCTCATCCGATCGTTGCGCGACATGCAGCGCCAGCGCGGCGGACAGTCCGCCATAGCTCGTGCGCCCCTGCAGCCAAGTATCGGGAATGCTCCCCCGCCAGCCGCCGTCGATCGGCTCCAGCGCGTCGATGATCGCCTTCAGTCCCGGCATGCGTCCCCCTTATGTCGCTTCGGCGGCCAGCCGGTCGCGCAACTCGCGCTTCAATACCTTTCCGATCGCGCTGCGCGGCAGTTCGTCGATCGCGTGCAGCGCCGACAGTCGCTGCGTCTTGCCGAGCTGGGCGTTGGTCCACGCCATGATCTCGTCGGCGCCGGCATCGATTCCGGTGTTCGGCACGTAGAATCCGACCGGCGTCTCGCCCCATGCCTCCGACGGCACGCCGATCACGGTGCATTCCTGCACGGCGGGATGCTGCTTCAACACCGCTTCCAGATCGACCGGATAGATGTTGAACCCGCCCGAGATGATCAGGTCCTTCTTGCGGTCCATCAGGATCAGGAAGCCGTCCTCGTCGAACCGGCCGATGTCGCCATGGCGGATGTAGCGATTGCCCTGCTTGTCGTACCATTCGGCGTCGGCGGTCGCTTGCTGGCGGCCGTGATAGCCCGTCATCATCGCCGGCGAGCGCCCAACGACCTCGCCGGTTTCGCCCTGCGGCACTTCGTTGCCGTCGTCGTCGATCAGCCGCATGTCGTGGCCTGGAAAGGGCTGGCCGACGGTGTGGAGCTTGTCGGGAAACGCCGTGCAGTCGAGCCCGGTCGATGCGCCGCCTTCGGTCATGCCGTAGAATTCGACTAGTCGGCCGGGCCAGCGCGCGACGATGTCGGCCTTCAGCGCGGCCGAGAAGGGGGCACTGGTCGAGGTCTTCATGACGAAGCTCGACAAATCGAAGCTGTCGAAGTCGGGCACCGCCATGAGGCGCTGATACTGCACCGGCACCAGCATGGCGTGCGTCGCGCGGTGCTGCTCGGCGAGTGCGAGGAAACCGCGCGCGTCGAACTTCTTCATCAGCACCGACGTCCCGCCCCATGCCAGCGTCGGCAGGAAGCTGACCAGGGTCGTGTTCGAATAGAGCGGGGTCGAGTTCATCGTCACCGCATCGCCATACCCGCCCGCCGAATTGCGTCCGATGTGCGACCAGCGCATGCGGTGCGACTGGACGATTCCCTTGGGCGTGCCGGTCGTGCCGGAGGAGTAGATGATGTTGAAGCCGTCCTCCGGCCCGATCGTCACCGGCACGGGCTTAGCGCCCTCCGGCGCGAGCCAGTCGCGAAATTCCTCCGTGTCGAGCCGGACCTGCTTCGCCGCGATATCTTGGCCGGCGATTGCCGCGGCATTCTCGCCATCGACGAAGACGATCGGCGCGCCGCAATCCGCGATCATCGCCGCGAGCGATTCGGGCGTGGACGAGGGCGCGAGCGGGGCTGCGACGCATCCCGCTCGGAGCGTGCCCATGAAGACGGCGGCATATTCGACCGAGGCGGAGGCAACGATCGCCACCGACTGACCCTGCCTAACGCCGTCGCGCTGCAGGGCCGCCGCGATGCGATCCATCAGCGCGTCGAGTTCGGCATAGGATAGCGTCGAGACCGCATCCGCGACCGCGATCTTGTCGGGCTGTTCCGCGGCGTGAGCGCGCAGGATGTCGGGCAGGACGGCGAAATCGCTGGTGAGAAGATCGGCGGCGCTCATGTGCCTTGCGCTAAGCGAAGGCATCGGCAAATACCATACGCGAAATTCGAAAAACGGAATCGAGGGGTGAGAGATGCTGTTCTACAATACCGGAAATCCGGCACCCAATCCGCGCCGCGTCCGCATCTTCGCCGCCGAGAAGGGGATCGAGCTGCCGACCCAACAGGTCGAGATCTTCAAGCGCGAGCATAAGGCGCCGGAATATCTGGCGGTCAACCCGATGGGGCAGACGCCGTGCCTGCAACTCGACGACGGTAGCGTGATCACCGAGAGCGTGTCGATCTGCCGCTACCTCGAACATCTGCATCCCGAGACGCCGATGTTCGGCGCGACGCCGCGCGACGCGGCGGAGGTCGACCAGATGATCCGGCGCACCGAATTGCGGTTGATGACGCCGATCGCCAATGTCTGGGTCCATACCCACCCGCTGACCGCGCGCGTCGTGCCGCATCAATATACCGAATTCGGCGAGAGCAATCGGCCGCGGATCGATGCGGTGATGCGCGAGTTCGATACCGTATTGGCCGACCGGGCGTTCCTGGCAGGGGAGGCGTATTCGATGGCCGATATCATCCTGCTGACGACGATCGATTTCGCCAAGTTCATCGGGGTCGAGATGCCCGGCGACGTGCCGCATTTGAAGGCATGGCACGAGCGTGTCTCCGCCCGGCCGAGTGCGCAGGCATGAGTGCGGGCTTCGACGGACGGGTCGCAATCGTCACCGGCGGCGGGACGGGGATCGGCGCGAGCGTCGTGCGCATGCTCGCCGAGCGTGGGGTTCGGTGCGTGGTCAACTATGCGTCGAGCAAGGACGACGCGGAAGCGGTCGCGGCGGCCGCGGGGAACGGGTCGATCGCCATTCAGGCTGACATCGTCGAAGATGCGGCGTGTAAGGGGCTGGCGCAGGCGGCGATCGACGCGTTCGGGCGGATCGATTTCCTGGTCAACAATGCCGGGCGCACCAAGTTCGCCAACCACGAGGATCTCGACGCACTCGACGCCGAGGACTTCGTCGACATCTACCGCCTCAACACGATCGCGGCGTTCCAGATGGTTCGTGCCTGCGCCCCGGCGATGCGGGAGCAGGATGCCTCCGCCGTGGTCAACGTCGCCAGCGTCGCCGGGCTGTTCGGCATGGGGTCGTCGGTTGCCTACGCCGCGTCGAAGGGCGCGCTGATCACCATGACCAAGAGCTTAGCGCGCGTGCTGGCGCCCAAGATCCGGGTCAACGCCGTCGCGCCGGGCTATGTCGGCACCGGCTGGTTCGAAAAACGGCTGGGCGCGGAGGGGTTCGAGAAGCTCAACCAGAACATCGCGAGCCGCGTGCCGATGGGGTTCGCGACCGGGCCGGACGAGATCGCCGGGCCGATCGTCCATCTGCTCGATCCCCTGTCGCGGTCGATCACCGGCGAGACGACGACAATCGATGCCGGCGGGCATCTCGACATGGCGCTGACCCGGCGGCCGGGAAAAGAGGGCTAAGTTGACACTAGGGTGACACTGGCGACGTCGGTTTGCCGGGCACTCGATCGAGCACCTTCCACACCACGATCGCCAGTGCCGCAGTCGCCAGCACCGCCGCGAGCAGGAAGTTCGCGCCAGCAAAGCCGTGATCGACCCCGCTCGCCAGCGCCTGAGTCAACAGCAACGGCCCGAGGATCGACGACACGCTCCCCATGCTGCCGATCCCGCCCTGCAACGCACCCTGGTGCTTGGCGTCGACCATCCGCGACAGCAGGCCGTTGAACGAGGGGAAAACGAACCCCTGGAATGCGCTGATCGCCATCAGTACGTACGCCTGCCACCCCGCGGTCGCGAAAGCGAACAGATAGAAAGCGGTCGCCGCTGAGATCATCCCGAACACGATCGCCTTGCGCTCGCCGAAGCGCTTGATCACCGGCCCGGTCAGCCCGCCCTGCACGCACGCCATGATCACGCCGACGAAGGCGAGGCTCCAGCCGATCGCCTTGGCGTCCCAGCCGAACTTGATCGCCGCCCAGAACGACCAGGTCGCCGGATAGACCATATGACCGAGCTGCCAGAGGAACCACGCGAGCAGCAGTGGCGCGGCGTTGCCGGCATGGAACAGCGGCCGGAACGCGCCGATGACGTGCGCGTCGCGGAGGTGGAATTCACGGCGATTTTCCGGCTTGAGCGTTTCTGGCATCAGGAAATACATCGTCACCGCGTTGATCAGCGCGAGGGCCGCCGCCGCCATGAACGGCGCGCGCGACCCGAACTGCGCGAGTACGCCGCCGATCGCCGGACCCAGGATGAACCCCACGCCGAACGCGAACCCGATCAAGCCGAACGCCGCACCGCGCTTTTCGGGCGGTGTCACGTCGGCAATCACCGATCCGGCGGGGCCGTAGACCGCGCCCGCCGTACCCGCGATCGCGCGTCCGAGGAACAGCCAGGCCAACGTCGGCGCCCACGCCATCAGCGCATAGTCGATCCCGAAACACAGCATCGACGTCATCAGAATCGGGCGCCGCCCGAACCGGTCGGAGAGGTTGCCGAGCACCGGCCCGGCAAAGAACTGCATCACCGAAAAGACGACGAGCATGTAGCCCGCGACGCGCGTCGCCTGTTCCAGGTCGATATGGCCGAGCTGCGTGATTAGCTGCGGGAAGATCGGCATGATGATGCCGAATCCGATCGTGTCGATCAGCACCGCGGCCAGCGCGATCGGTATCGCGCGATTTTCGAATGTCATCTTGCTCCCCCGCCAAATCGCCCGAAGGTCACGAAAGACACAGGACGTGCGCTGCGAACTGCGGCCAATTGCGTGCCGATCGGCCGATCCGAGACGAATGTGTCACAGGATGTGGGCTGTAGGACAGCATAAAGTGTCGCTAGCCCACCGACCAAGCCGTCACCCCCGCGAAAGCGGGGGCCCATCTCTCACCACTGCCATAAATTACGCCCTGGGTATGGTGGATGCCGCAGGAGATGGGTCCCCGCTTTCGCGGGGATGACAGAGGGTTATTTGGCAATCCTCCGCTTGCCGCCATTCTTGAGCGCCTCGCGCTTGCTGAGCCCGCTCAGCCGGCCTTCGTTCGCGGCGACGTAGCGCGCCACCTCGTCCGGGTCGGTCCAGGCATATTGGCGCAGCGCCCAGCCGATCGCCTTGCGCAGGAAGAATTCGGTCGAGCCGATCGACGGTTCGATACAACGATAAAGTAGGTCGAGTTCCGTCGCGCCCTTGGCGGGTAGCTGACAGATGATCGAACTGCGGCGTTTCCACATATCGTCGTCGGTCGACCAGTCGAGCATGCGTTTCGTCATCGCCGCGCGATCGTTCTGCAGCAGCACCCACAGCCGATGCCCAGCAATCTCGTCGACATAGTCCCACCATGCGCCGGAAACGATCATCTCTTCATACATCGGCAGCGCATCGATGCGCTGGAACGGGCGTGCCGCCTTTACCGCGCACAGTTCGATCGCGGCGTAGCGTTCCTCGCGAAATTCGGCATCGCGCCACAATGCCAATACGTCGTTCTGCCACGCCGCACTGTCGGCCCAATCGAGCCCGCCGAACACCGTTTTGAGCGCCGTGCGACGCGGCACGCTCGACACGCCGAGATACGGCATGGCCGACTTCATATAGGCCTGCATCGCCGGCGCGCGTACAGGTTCCGCTACGGCTTCCAGGGCCTGGCGAACGCGGTGGCGGAGCGACTTTGCGGTCATCGCATCAGCCTATCGGGCTTCGTTCCGTAACGGAAGTGCCTTGACCTCGCTCAAAACATACCGCAGTTTCGAAATCGATGGCCGCAGAGACGGCGCGCAGGAGAGCAGGATGGCTACGATGGCGTCGAACGATGCGGTTCCCGTCGCGCGGAGCGAGCAGGCAATGGAACTGCCGCCGATCGGGCTCGGCACGCGGATAAGTTACGGCATCGGCGCGGTCGCCGCCGGACTGAAGGGCGCGGTCTTCAATACCTTCCTGATCTTCTACTACAATCAGGTCGTCGGCATTCCCGCCGGCGTCGTGTCGGTCGCGATCGCGCTGACGCTGGTGGTCGACGCCGTCGCCGATCCGTTGATCGGGCGCTGGTCGGATGTAACGAAGAGCCGCTGGGGGCGGCGGCACCCGTTCATGTACGGCTCGGTCATTCCCGTCGCTTTGTTCTTCACGCTTGCCTGGTTTCCGCCGAGCGGTCTCAGCAACTTCATGCTCGGTCTCTGGGTATTCGCCACGGCGGCGCTGACGCGTACGTCGCTCAGCGCCTTCGAGATTGCCGGAAACGCGATGGTGCCCGAATTGACCGACGATTATCGCGAGCGCTCGCGGCTGTTCTCGCTGCGCTACATGTTCGGCTATGTCGGCGCCTATGGCTTCAGCGCGGTCGCGCTGGCGACGTTCTTCAGGGCGACGCCGACCTTCCCGCGGACCGGTCAGCTCAACCCGGCCGCCTATCCGCCGTTCGTGCTGACGGCGGCGGCGGTCATGATCGCGGTCATCCTGATCTCCGCGATCGGCACCCACAGCCGCATTCCCATGCTGCGGCAAAGCTTCACGGTCAGCGGCGGCGGGTTGCTGTCGCATGTCCGCGAGATGCTGGGATCGTTCAGCAACCGCGCGTTCCTCGCGATCTTCGGGTTTGGCGTGTTCAAATACAGCGCGATCGGCCTGTACAGCGGGATCAACATCTTCTTCGGGACCTATCTCTGGAAGTTCGGCGCCGGCCAACTGTCGATCCTGACCCTGGGCGGGGTGGCGGCGGCGGTCGTCGCGTGGCCGCTCGCGCCCATCGCCGCGAACCGGTTCGGCAAGCGGACCAGCGCCATGGTGTTCGCGATCCTGGGCGTCGCCTGGGGGCTGACGCCGTTGGTACTGTCGCTCAACGGCTGGTTCCTGCTGCCCGGGGATCCGCGGCTGTTGCCGACCTTGCTGTTCATCGACGTCACCTATGGCGCGATGGTCGCGATCTCGCTGATCAACACATCGGCGATGATCGCCGATGTCGTCGAAGACAGCGCCGTGCGCACCGGTCGGCGCGATTCGGGGACGTTCTTCGCGGCATCCAGCTTCATGCAGCAATGCTCGACCGCAGTTGGGATTCTGGCGACCGGGGTCATCCTGACGCTGTCGCATTTTCCCGCCAAGCCGGCGCCGGGCACGGTCACCGACGAGATGGTTCGCAGCCTGATGCTTCACTACATCCCGGCCTCCATGGGGCTGTGGACGGTCGGCGCGCTGATCCTGTGCTTCTATCCCATCTCGCGGCAGAAACATCAGGACAATCTCGACATTCTGCGCGCCCGCGAGGCCGAAGCGGTCTCGCGGGAGCAAGTGAACCTGCCGCTGGGCGGGCCGATGCGCTAAACACGGGATTGACGCGGGCGGTAACGTACCGCAATTTCAAAATATCGAGAGCGCGCTGACTCGGATGGCGCGACGGGAGAGTGACGATGGCGACTTTGGCCGAACCGCAGGCGGGCAGTGCGCTCGACGATTTCCGCGCCGAGGTGCGCAGCTTCCTGGAGGCGAACTTCCCGCCGTCGCTGAAGGGCAAGGGCAACGCGCTCGCCAGCGTCGAGGGGCCGACCCGCGAGACGCCGGAAATGACCGCGTGGCGCAAGGCGATGGGCGAGCGTGGCTGGGGTACGCCGACCTGGCCCAAGGAATATGGCGGCGGCGGCCTGAGCAAGGCCGAGGCGCGCGTGCTGGCCGACGAGATGGCGCGGGTCGGGGCGTGGAACCCGATCGGCGGCATGGGCGTGATGATGTTCGGCCCGACCTTGCTCGAATACGGCTCCGAGGAGCAGAAACGCGAGCACATCCCCGGCATCACGATGGGCGAAGTCCGCTGGTGCCAGGGCTATTCGGAGCCGAACGCCGGGTCCGACCTCGCCAACCTCCAGACCTTCGCGGCCGACGCCGGCGACCATTATGTCGTCAACGGCCAGAAGACCTGGACCTCGGGCGGGCAATGGGCCGACAAATGCTTCTGCCTGGTGCGCACCGACAAATCGGACAAGCATAAGGGCATCAGCTTCCTGCTGATCGACATGACCGCGCCCGGCGTCGAGGTGAAGCCGATCAAGATGATCAGCGGCATGTCGCCGTTCTGCGAGACGTTCTTCACCGACGTGAAGGTGCCGAAGGAGAATCTGGTCGGCCAGGAAGGGCAGGGCTGGACGATCGGCAAGCGCCTGCTCCAGCATGAGCGCACCAACCTGTCGGGCGGCGGATCGCGGCTGCAGATGTCGGGGCCGAGCCTCGCCGATCTCGCCAAGAAATTCGTCGGCGAAGAGGACGGCAAGATCGCCGACCGCGACCTGCGCGCGCGGATCGCGAAGTGGGAAATGGACTGGCGCGCGTTCCAACTCACCGCGATGCGCGTGATGGCGGAATCGAAGGCCGCGGGCGGGGTCAGCGAAGTGTCGTCGATCCTCAAGACGATCGGCACCAAGCTGGGCCAGGAACGGTCGGAACTGATCATCGAGATCGAGGGGCTGCAGGGGCTCGGCTGGGAAGGTGAGGGATACTCGCAGGAAGAGCTCAACAACGTCCGCGCCTGGCTCTTCGGCAAGGCGACGACGATCTATGGCGGCTCGACCGAGGTGCAGAACAACATCATCGCCAAGCGGATTTTGGGGATGCTGGATCACCAGTAGCAACCGTCGCCCCGGCGCATGCCGGGGCCGCTGGCCGCAAGGTCAGCCGTTCGCAACTTAGCGGCCCCGGCCTCCGCCGGGGCGACGAAAGAGAAACAAGATGGCCGTACTCAGCGAAGAACAGACGATGCTCCGCGACATGGCGCGCGATTGGACGTCGAACGAAAGCCCCGTGAATGCGTGGCGCAAGGTGCGCGACGCCGATGATGGCGCGGGGTTCGACGCTTCGGTCTACGGCGAGATGGCGCAAATGGGCTGGTCGGGGATCGTCGTCCCCGAAGCCTATGGCGGGTCCGATTTCGGCTGGCTGAGCCTCGGCCTGGTGATCGAGGAACTCGGCAAGACCGTGACCGCGAGCCCACTCGCGGCGTCGGCGCTGGCGGCATCGGCGATCGCGCTCGGCGGCAGCGACGAGCAGAAGCAGAAGTGGCTGCCCGGCATCGCCAGCGGCGAGATCGTCGCGACGCTCGCCGTCGATGAGGGGCCGCGCCACGATCCCGACGCGATCAAGGCCAGCGTGTCGGGCGGCAAGCTGAGCGGGGCCAAGGCGTTCGTCGCCGAAGGCGACAGCGCCGGTCTGTTCGTGGTCGCGGCGGCCGACGGCCTTTATCTCGTCGCGGGGGACGCGGCGGGCGTCTCACGCTCGCGGCGCCATCTCACCGATTTCCGTAGCCATGCCGAGGTGAGCTTCGACAGTGCCGATGCCGACAAACTGGCGGGCGGTGGCGACGACCTGCTCGGCAAGGTGCTCGACCGCGCGCGCGTGTTGGCGGCGGCGGAGATGCTCGGCATGGCGGGGCAAGCGTTCGAGACGACGCTCGCCTACCTCAAGCAGCGCGTCCAGTTCGGCCAGGTGCTTGCGACGTTCCAGGCGCTGCAGCATCGCATGGCGAACCTGTACAGCGACATCGAACTGATGCGCTCGGCGGTCGAGGCGGGGCTCGCCGCGATCGACAGTGGCGGCGATACGCGTCAGGCCGCGATCCTCGCCAAGGTGAAAGCCAACGAGGTCGGGCATCTGATGAGCCGCGAGATGGTCCAGCTGCACGGCGGCATCGGCATGACCGACGAATATGACGCCGGCTTCTACCTGAAGCGGATGCGCGTGCTCGAGGCGATGTGGGGCAACACCGCCGCGCTGCGCGACCGGTTCGCCACGCTCAACGGCTACTGACGCACCTTTCGGTAGCTCCCGATACGACAGTCCCGCTGCCCGGATTCCGGGATCGGGTTTGGTGCGCTTCGGGAATATGAGCCGATGACATTTTCGTCACACCAAGGCGTACGTAGCGAAATGCAACGCGAAGAACGCTTGACGTAACGTCATCTTACGTGCCTATTCGAGTTCTGGGTATGGTGCCGGCAAGCGCATTGACCCGATGGGGAGAGGTACATGACCAAGA
It contains:
- a CDS encoding glutathione S-transferase family protein; this translates as MLFYNTGNPAPNPRRVRIFAAEKGIELPTQQVEIFKREHKAPEYLAVNPMGQTPCLQLDDGSVITESVSICRYLEHLHPETPMFGATPRDAAEVDQMIRRTELRLMTPIANVWVHTHPLTARVVPHQYTEFGESNRPRIDAVMREFDTVLADRAFLAGEAYSMADIILLTTIDFAKFIGVEMPGDVPHLKAWHERVSARPSAQA
- a CDS encoding MFS transporter produces the protein MATMASNDAVPVARSEQAMELPPIGLGTRISYGIGAVAAGLKGAVFNTFLIFYYNQVVGIPAGVVSVAIALTLVVDAVADPLIGRWSDVTKSRWGRRHPFMYGSVIPVALFFTLAWFPPSGLSNFMLGLWVFATAALTRTSLSAFEIAGNAMVPELTDDYRERSRLFSLRYMFGYVGAYGFSAVALATFFRATPTFPRTGQLNPAAYPPFVLTAAAVMIAVILISAIGTHSRIPMLRQSFTVSGGGLLSHVREMLGSFSNRAFLAIFGFGVFKYSAIGLYSGINIFFGTYLWKFGAGQLSILTLGGVAAAVVAWPLAPIAANRFGKRTSAMVFAILGVAWGLTPLVLSLNGWFLLPGDPRLLPTLLFIDVTYGAMVAISLINTSAMIADVVEDSAVRTGRRDSGTFFAASSFMQQCSTAVGILATGVILTLSHFPAKPAPGTVTDEMVRSLMLHYIPASMGLWTVGALILCFYPISRQKHQDNLDILRAREAEAVSREQVNLPLGGPMR
- a CDS encoding TCR/Tet family MFS transporter, with translation MTFENRAIPIALAAVLIDTIGFGIIMPIFPQLITQLGHIDLEQATRVAGYMLVVFSVMQFFAGPVLGNLSDRFGRRPILMTSMLCFGIDYALMAWAPTLAWLFLGRAIAGTAGAVYGPAGSVIADVTPPEKRGAAFGLIGFAFGVGFILGPAIGGVLAQFGSRAPFMAAAALALINAVTMYFLMPETLKPENRREFHLRDAHVIGAFRPLFHAGNAAPLLLAWFLWQLGHMVYPATWSFWAAIKFGWDAKAIGWSLAFVGVIMACVQGGLTGPVIKRFGERKAIVFGMISAATAFYLFAFATAGWQAYVLMAISAFQGFVFPSFNGLLSRMVDAKHQGALQGGIGSMGSVSSILGPLLLTQALASGVDHGFAGANFLLAAVLATAALAIVVWKVLDRVPGKPTSPVSP
- a CDS encoding DNA alkylation repair protein, translated to MTAKSLRHRVRQALEAVAEPVRAPAMQAYMKSAMPYLGVSSVPRRTALKTVFGGLDWADSAAWQNDVLALWRDAEFREERYAAIELCAVKAARPFQRIDALPMYEEMIVSGAWWDYVDEIAGHRLWVLLQNDRAAMTKRMLDWSTDDDMWKRRSSIICQLPAKGATELDLLYRCIEPSIGSTEFFLRKAIGWALRQYAWTDPDEVARYVAANEGRLSGLSKREALKNGGKRRIAK
- a CDS encoding response regulator → MSGLPHILLVDDERSIREPLAQYLTKQGFRVTQAGDAEGARARMAAYAIDLVILDIMMPGEDGLSLCRHIRASGDIPVILLTAKSEETDRIVGLEMGADDYVVKPFSPRELATRAKVILRRAAAGGSRQHAPESGSYAFGGWVLKTGERALVDREGVSVPLSTGEYNLLLALALRPRQVLTRDQLLDLTQGREAMAFDRAIDNQVSRLRRKIEPDPKNPELIKTVWGGGYTLAAEVTRL
- a CDS encoding class I adenylate-forming enzyme family protein, encoding MSAADLLTSDFAVLPDILRAHAAEQPDKIAVADAVSTLSYAELDALMDRIAAALQRDGVRQGQSVAIVASASVEYAAVFMGTLRAGCVAAPLAPSSTPESLAAMIADCGAPIVFVDGENAAAIAGQDIAAKQVRLDTEEFRDWLAPEGAKPVPVTIGPEDGFNIIYSSGTTGTPKGIVQSHRMRWSHIGRNSAGGYGDAVTMNSTPLYSNTTLVSFLPTLAWGGTSVLMKKFDARGFLALAEQHRATHAMLVPVQYQRLMAVPDFDSFDLSSFVMKTSTSAPFSAALKADIVARWPGRLVEFYGMTEGGASTGLDCTAFPDKLHTVGQPFPGHDMRLIDDDGNEVPQGETGEVVGRSPAMMTGYHGRQQATADAEWYDKQGNRYIRHGDIGRFDEDGFLILMDRKKDLIISGGFNIYPVDLEAVLKQHPAVQECTVIGVPSEAWGETPVGFYVPNTGIDAGADEIMAWTNAQLGKTQRLSALHAIDELPRSAIGKVLKRELRDRLAAEAT
- a CDS encoding SDR family NAD(P)-dependent oxidoreductase — translated: MSAGFDGRVAIVTGGGTGIGASVVRMLAERGVRCVVNYASSKDDAEAVAAAAGNGSIAIQADIVEDAACKGLAQAAIDAFGRIDFLVNNAGRTKFANHEDLDALDAEDFVDIYRLNTIAAFQMVRACAPAMREQDASAVVNVASVAGLFGMGSSVAYAASKGALITMTKSLARVLAPKIRVNAVAPGYVGTGWFEKRLGAEGFEKLNQNIASRVPMGFATGPDEIAGPIVHLLDPLSRSITGETTTIDAGGHLDMALTRRPGKEG
- a CDS encoding acyl-CoA dehydrogenase family protein — its product is MATLAEPQAGSALDDFRAEVRSFLEANFPPSLKGKGNALASVEGPTRETPEMTAWRKAMGERGWGTPTWPKEYGGGGLSKAEARVLADEMARVGAWNPIGGMGVMMFGPTLLEYGSEEQKREHIPGITMGEVRWCQGYSEPNAGSDLANLQTFAADAGDHYVVNGQKTWTSGGQWADKCFCLVRTDKSDKHKGISFLLIDMTAPGVEVKPIKMISGMSPFCETFFTDVKVPKENLVGQEGQGWTIGKRLLQHERTNLSGGGSRLQMSGPSLADLAKKFVGEEDGKIADRDLRARIAKWEMDWRAFQLTAMRVMAESKAAGGVSEVSSILKTIGTKLGQERSELIIEIEGLQGLGWEGEGYSQEELNNVRAWLFGKATTIYGGSTEVQNNIIAKRILGMLDHQ
- a CDS encoding EF-hand domain-containing protein; protein product: MNRTALAAILATAGFVAVAAGPLSAQTAPMPAPQDNADRTITRDEAMAQADARFDRMDVNKDGKLDATEMTMRRQPATASGATPPAAADGAATPPAPGSRMMARLDTNGDGTIDRAEFRAQAARRFDRMDANKDGKLDPAERQAARDAMGMRRGGAGGDTPPPPADAPKPDAGQ
- a CDS encoding thioesterase family protein — encoded protein: MPGLKAIIDALEPIDGGWRGSIPDTWLQGRTSYGGLSAALALHVAQRSDEDLPPLRSALVAFIGPLSGEITIRATRLRRGRNAAFIQADVESDAGLGLRATFVFMGTVESKVTYEVGNAPDFACPTPDDTTFKGENSAFFIQNFELLDRRDATVGPTEWLRWVRLQERDGLDPMVELVAIADCLPPAALKLVGGPAPVSSMTWQLNVLGPQPRTTDGWWLLRANADYAKDGSSSQEMAIWNADGQPIAEQMQSVAIFA